The following DNA comes from Miscanthus floridulus cultivar M001 chromosome 5, ASM1932011v1, whole genome shotgun sequence.
TCGAAATCAAGTAGATATCCAAATGTGAATCTAAATTCGAGACATAAAGATCTATATCCATAAAATATGGTAAATAATGCTATTAATGCTATCCAGATTCTGTTGCATACGAATCCAATCCAAATTCATCCTAGCTTCCCGAACACAAtgtcccaaacacccccttacacTTCAAGAGTGGACGGTAAGACCGCATCTAAGTGGGGGCCACATGTCAGCGATGGCAATGGCGCTTTTGATGGATAAAAATTCAATCCTTGGCTTTAATATTATTTAATATAGATTAAAAGTTATATATGTTCACAAAATAAGATTAATGCGATAAAATACTTTTATGGAACTAATTTTTTCTCTATTTTGATTGAAACAGTATATGTTCTCTACAGAAAGACTGTAGTTCTATACGATTTTGTAATTCTGATTTCTGAAGGCCTATGGGACTTCAGATTGGGATGGTAGGAGTTTGGGCCCATTTCATCAAAGGAAAATTTACGCCAGAGGCTTTTGCTTGTGAAATTCTGGTCGGAGCCCGGCCCATGTCTATTTTTAGATTCCTCCCCAATCAAGAAATCCTGTTTCTGCAAGGTCAATAAAAGCTCGCCGATCCCCTCTTGCGTCCCGTCCTCCCTCCTCGCCCCAAGTTCCAACCCCGGCCGCCTCTACATCgccaacctatctagggttttgTCAAGCCCTCCCCTTCCCTACTATCGCCCCCATGGATCCCTTTTCCAAGAAGCGCAAGCCCGACGAGAACGGCGCCGTCACCGCCTCTCCAGCCGGTGGGGCTGCCACGCTGGGCCTCACCCGCGACGACGTCCTCCGCCTCCTCGAGCCGCTATCCCGGGACCAGCTCGCGGAcatcgcggccgccgccgcgctcgtcTCGGCGCACGCGCTCGACGCCGTGCGCGCAGCCGCCGACCGCGACCCGGCCCTCCGCAAGCTCTTCGTTCGGGGGCTCGGGTGGGAGACCACATCCGACTCGCTCCGCGCCATCTTCTCCGCCTACGGGGACCTCGAGGAGGCCGTCGTCATCACTGACAAAGCCACGGGGCGGTCCAAGGGCTACGGGTTCGTCACCTTCCGCCACGCCGATTCCGCCGTCCTCGCACTCAAGGAGCCATCCAAGAAGATCGACGGGCGCATGACTGTCACgcagctcgccgccgccggctcGGCGGGCGGGCCGTCCGGTGGGGCCGCCGGCAGTGGCGGTGCTCCTGTGGCTGATGTGTCGCTCCGGAAGATCTTCGTTGGGAACGTCCCCGCAGACATGCCGTCGGAGCGTCTCCTTGCGCACTTCGCTGCCTATGGCGAGATTGAGGAGGGGCCGCTGGGGTTTGACAAGCAGACGGGCAAGTTCCGGGGCTTTGCACTTTTCGTATACAAGACACCTGAGGGTGCGCAGGCCTCCCTAGTAGACACGGTGAAGGTAATTGACGGCCACCAGCTTGTATGCAAGCTTGCCATagaggggaagaaggggaagcagGGGCAATCACAGCAATCTGGACCtggcaaccagcagcagcagcagatgctgcCGGGTGGTCCGCAAGACATTCAGGGAGGGCTTGGGCTTGGGTCACAAATGGGAGCACAGTATGGTGGCCCTGGGAGCGGTATGCCTTCGTTTGGTTTTGGTGGTGTTGGCGGCGGGTTTGGGGGTCCAAACCCTTATGGTAACATGCCATCTTCCATGGGTGGAGGAGGCGCAGGTGGTTTAGGGTCGATGGGAGGCCAGGTGCCCACTGGGTTGGCTGGTGCTGGGGCTGGTGCATTTGGGCCTGGGGGATTGGGTGGCGGCTCATTTGGGGGATCATCTCAGTTTGGTGCTGCTGGGATGGGGGCATATGGTGGCCTTGGAATGGGTGGAGGCTCCATGTACCGCATGCATCAGGGAGCAGGTGGCCTTCCTGCAGGTGCATTTGGAGAAGGAGGCAACTACCCTCTTCCAGGTTCTGGTTTCCGCGGCCAGGATCCTCAAGGTGGAATGTCTCCTCCTGGTCCAGGTGCCAGGGC
Coding sequences within:
- the LOC136450118 gene encoding UBP1-associated protein 2C-like translates to MDPFSKKRKPDENGAVTASPAGGAATLGLTRDDVLRLLEPLSRDQLADIAAAAALVSAHALDAVRAAADRDPALRKLFVRGLGWETTSDSLRAIFSAYGDLEEAVVITDKATGRSKGYGFVTFRHADSAVLALKEPSKKIDGRMTVTQLAAAGSAGGPSGGAAGSGGAPVADVSLRKIFVGNVPADMPSERLLAHFAAYGEIEEGPLGFDKQTGKFRGFALFVYKTPEGAQASLVDTVKVIDGHQLVCKLAIEGKKGKQGQSQQSGPGNQQQQQMLPGGPQDIQGGLGLGSQMGAQYGGPGSGMPSFGFGGVGGGFGGPNPYGNMPSSMGGGGAGGLGSMGGQVPTGLAGAGAGAFGPGGLGGGSFGGSSQFGAAGMGAYGGLGMGGGSMYRMHQGAGGLPAGAFGEGGNYPLPGSGFRGQDPQGGMSPPGPGARAPPMYPNVPPYF